Genomic window (Eubalaena glacialis isolate mEubGla1 chromosome X, mEubGla1.1.hap2.+ XY, whole genome shotgun sequence):
GAACATCTCTTGCCATCGCCTAGCTGCCTGCACCTGCCCTTCAGGGAGAATGGGGGTcattaaaggaaactgaacattgAACCCTTTCCTGCCCTGCCTCCTTTGTGGGTGATGGCTTCTTCAAAGGGGAGTAGATATGTTGAAGCAGGGTGTTGTCTATACCTGCAGAACCTCCCTGCGTAGGAGAGAAGTCTTCAGAAGAGCAGAAAGAGAGGCGTCTccttagttttgattttttttaaaattgccttGCCTCTCCTGTGATGACCATCTTCTAGCCTAGCTGGGAGAGATTGGATGTAGTTAGGAGGTGGTGACACGGGGCTTTGTAACTACCTAACTCCAGACCTTCCCTCATGAAGGGGGAGAATACCTGCCGATGGGGTGAGAGCACAGCATGCAGAGTGACTTAACACTACTTCCCGCAACTGCCCTGTGAGGTAGGGCAGCAGCGAGAAGAGACTCCTTGGAACAGATACTAGCCTGTGGCCCCTAACCTGGCTGCGGGTCATCTCTGGGGTATCCGTACTTTCTAACAAGGAAGTGGGGTTCAGAGATTCAAGCAACTTGCCTGTGATCACACATCTTAGGTGGTGGAGACAGGATTTTGAACCCAGTGGGTGTCACTGGAGCCTGTACCCTAAACACGCCCTAGCGcttcctgcaaaaaaaaaaaaaaaaaaaatagtccacgAAAACCTCCACAGGCTCAGTTGCTGCACATAACGCACAAAGGCGGGATTTTACAGCCGGGACAGGAACCCCGCTAAAACCGGAAGCACCCATTGCTACGGGGTCTAATGGGGGCATATGTAGGGTCTCCCAACAGCCAATTGTAGTGCCAGGCGTGTTTAGGAGGCGTAGCCGTGGAGAGACAGTGGCCAATGGCAGAGAGGGCCGTGAATAGAGTGAGGGCAACCGCGGGTGAGGGGAACAGAGTACAGCCGCCAGGGGAGGCTGAGGAGCTCTAGCCAGTTCGGTGGTTAGACTGTTGGCGTGAACTGTAGCGGTACCTCAGCCACCAAACTTCGATTCTCGCCTGCCCTTAAACATCATGGGAGATTCACAGCGTGAGCATCAGAGGATGATACGACGCCACAACCACGAGAAGACAGAGCTGCAGGCCCACATTCAGGACATGAAGAGCTCGGTCCCCAAGACCGACAAGAAGGGAAGAGAGCAGTTGCTCCTCGATGTGGCCCGCCTCGAGGCCGAGATGGAGCAGAAGCACCAGCAGGAGCTGGAGAAGTTCCAGGAGAGTTTCCCTGATAACAGCAACCTCGATTCTGTCACTGAAGATCTGGCCAAGGTGGATCTCAAGAACGAGCCTCCTCACCTCTCGAGGGCACAGAGAAGGTGCGAAAGAAAGGTGGCACGAGAGGGAGAAAGCCAGGAGAGGGTGGCCGAGGCTGAGATGGAGCATCTGGCCAGCTTCCACCACGACGAGGAAATGGAGCTCGGCGCCATCCTGCAGGCCAGGAATCTGGAGATGCAGGATATCCCGGCCGACGGCCACTGCATGTACCGCGCCATCCAACACCAGCTGGTGTTCTCCGTGACCGTGGATTGCCTGCGGAGGCGCACCGCCGAGTACATGCAGAAGCATGTCGACGACTTCCTGCCTTTCTTCAGCAACCCCGAAGCCGGCGACGCCGGCAGCCGCGACGACTTCTTGAGCTACTGCGATGACATCGTGCTCAGGGCGTCGTGGGGAGGCCAGCTCGAGCTGAGGGCCCTGTCGCACGTCCTGCAGACCCCCATCGAGGTGATCCAGGCCAACTCGCCCGCCGTCGTCATGGGAGAGGAGTACACCAAGAAGCCAATCACCCTGGTCTACCAGCGCTACTCCTACAGCTGCGGGGAGCACTACAGCTCGGTGAAGCCGGTCGGCGCTGGCTCCGTCAGGAGTGTGGCCCGGCATCTCTTCTAGGCCTGCTGCCGCCATCGCCGTGGCGGCTGCCATTGGAGCCGAAGCCGCCGGCGCCGCGTCTCCTCAGCAGGCTCCGCTTTTTTCCTTCGGTTTTCTCggggttttgtttattcattttactcAGAGTTCACCCCCTctctccgcccccgcccccccttcttcctccctcgaTCTTCTGTCCTCCTCAATCGTCCCTGGGTTGCTTCTTTCACGGGCTGGGGGGACCGGAGGCCGGTGACCAGGAAGAGATCTGTACTGTCCTACCCTAGCGGAGTGAGTTTGCCAAGTTCTCACCTTTCTTGCCCTGAGGGGTCTCTGCCCCCCCCACCCATGAGAACTCGTCACGTTGCAAGTAACTTTGGGGTTCAAGAAATGGCAACTTGGTTTGATGCGTTCttcacttggggaaaaaaatcagtttagcTCAGAATCTTCCGGTTGCCCCGTGAATGTATTGATTACTTAAAGTTGGTGTTGATGTGAATGAAATGATTTGGGAACGCATTTTGCTTagttctttgggggaaaaaatgtatcGTGGGCTGTTTGGGGGTTTTGCTTTCCACTTCAACTGGGCTACTTAGGAGACGTCTCAAGTTACAAACAAGACCTcctctagtattttttttttttttttggctgcattgggtcttcgttgcagtgcgctggctctaggcacgcgggtttcagtagttatggtgtgtgggcttagtagttgtgacttgcaggctca
Coding sequences:
- the OTUD6A gene encoding OTU domain-containing protein 6A — encoded protein: MGDSQREHQRMIRRHNHEKTELQAHIQDMKSSVPKTDKKGREQLLLDVARLEAEMEQKHQQELEKFQESFPDNSNLDSVTEDLAKVDLKNEPPHLSRAQRRCERKVAREGESQERVAEAEMEHLASFHHDEEMELGAILQARNLEMQDIPADGHCMYRAIQHQLVFSVTVDCLRRRTAEYMQKHVDDFLPFFSNPEAGDAGSRDDFLSYCDDIVLRASWGGQLELRALSHVLQTPIEVIQANSPAVVMGEEYTKKPITLVYQRYSYSCGEHYSSVKPVGAGSVRSVARHLF